The Mauremys reevesii isolate NIE-2019 linkage group 7, ASM1616193v1, whole genome shotgun sequence genome includes the window CCTCTGggcattcccctctcccccaccccacatgccCCCAGCCATCGCAAGGGGAGCGATGAGCCGCTAGCCAGGGGCCATCAGCTTGAAGGGCTGGGAGTGGAAATGCAggtgcgtgtgtgcgtgtgctCACGAGGGTGTGGATGAATGTGTGTTAGTGTCCAACACCAGGTGCATTAGTGTGTTAGCATCCATGTGTGCTAGAACATGTGCAGATGACTGTGTGTGCACCAGCATGGGTTGGAGTGTGCACATGCCTTGGGGCATTTGGACTAATGTGTTAGAGAATGGGCATGTGCATTAGTGTGTGTTACTGGGCATGTGAACACAAACGTGCACTAGTTTGTGTTAGAACATGTGTGCAGCTGTACACTGCATGTACCCCCATGCTCTAGCATGTGTTTGCATGTTAGTGTGTGCTTCATGCACTAGCACGTTACCATGCCCCCATGCAGTAGTGTGTGTTAGCATGTTACAGTGTGTGCCCCCATGAACTAGCATGTTAGCATCCTAGTGCATGCACATACCCATGCTTTAGTTTTGCGTTAGTGTGCATGGATGCACTAGTGCGTGTTAGAGCATGTGCATTCACATATGTTAGTGCATGATGCTGAGCatcactgctcccctccccactgtccaAAGTGTGACCTGGACCCTGCGCCTCTCCTCCCACAGGGTCAAtggcttccagaagcagcagGAGCTCCTGCGCCAGAAACACGCTGAGTTCACACAGCGCTACCGCATCCGGCCCAGTGGGGACAGTGCCCAGAAGTGACAGGCACTCTGGACACTATATGGGGGGGACTGGGTGTCACAGATGCTGTATGGGGaacacctcacacacacacttgtgcccTCCCTTCAATAAATCACTGCCCATGGCCCCAGTGCCATTAGCCTTCCTGGAGGGTTCCCACCACTGCTTCGGGGAGGGGGACATGGGATTCATCTGagctctccagctcccagcctgcaTTATCCAGTGTCACCACATGGGCTCttggagcagggatgagccccGGGGCCCTCTCCTGTCCCCACCGCCCCTCCCTGTGGaagcaggagctgcagcagcccctcTGAACCAGCCGGGATCCCAGTGCTGCAAGATTTTCTGCAGCAGTGTCCAGGAGGGACTCCGGTACTGAGAGCTTCCTCACCGCAATGCCATGCCAGGCACCTCATCCcagtgagctggggccgggacgGACACTGGGAGAGGGAGACTGCCAGGCACATATCCAGCCCCCACCAGCAGGACCAGAGACCAGAGGGGCCAGTGTTGCCAGGATGGGGATCAGAGAGTTGAggggggcagccccccacccgcacacacacacagaggcagttGCTTAGCCAAGCCTCTACACAGCCAGGTCTCTGGGCTGAATCCCCCCATCTGAGTGGAGCACTGGGAGTGCCAAGTGAGAGTTGTGCTGGGTGGATTTGGGAGGAGTGGAGACACCAGAATCGGGAGGGGGGGAAGGTGAGCCACCCCAATGATCATTAGCCACGGTTCCAGACTCTGCTCCACCCTCCCCAGAAAACAGCTAAACCCACAGGGCATCCAAAAGCCCCAGTGCCGGGGCAGCAGGTATCAGAGCCCCAAGGGCTCCTGTGCACCCCTGAATTCCCTTCTACATCCCTCTGTGTGTTCTTATATCCATCCATCTGCACcgtacccctccctccccacacatcccTCCCTCCGTCTCTCCATCCCCaaccacacacagctccccatAAACACCTCTCTACGTATCCATCTGCACCACATCCCACCCTCCATCTCTCCATCCCCaaccacacacagctccccatAGACGCCTCTCTATGTATCTATCCATCCATGAatccccacacatccccatctcatccattcccccctcccccgctattTCCAGTTTCCCTTTGTGACTATCTGAGCATGACGCTCACACACCCCAGGTTCCCATGCAGGGTGCATGCAAAGGGGCGAGTGGGGGGAGGATTcgggagacacacacacccatgctGGGCAGGCGCCAGATGGGGAGTGCGGCTCTGGGGCCTGTGCATGAAGGATTAATCTTGGCATTTCACACATAGTTCCCATCGCAGCACACTCCACTAATCCCCTATCCGCGTCATGGCCTCACCCGCCACAACCCCCTCTGTGCCTGCTGGGAGGTAGGCTGCTGCATGgagctccctgctgggagggaGAACCCCGTGGTGCTGTgaacttccccacagcagtgcctaGCCAGGGTCTCCAGCACTGTGAGCTTTCCTACAGCAGTGCCCAGCCGGGATCTAGGAATTAGCAGGGAATTAGCACTTCTGGGTCCACGTGCCCAATAAGGAAGTGCACTGGCTTCCAAGCCCATCTCGCCATGCATCACTATGAGCTGTGTATCCTCCCGATCAgcaccccacaacccacccccagcaccctgctctgcccccctgcccaggaTGGAGCTGGCATCAAATATGCTTCCCCTACAGTTGTGTATCTGAGGAGTTTAGCTCTGGTGGTGCTGGGGGTCAGAGTCCGAGGAGGAAGGGGCATGGATGGCATTTTCCATGCCCCATCTCCCATCCCAGCAATTCCATCCTGTAGGGGTGGGATGTGGAAATCCATCTAAgccatccctgccccctcactctgCGCTGTCAGTCCACCCTGCCCAGGGGCGCCAGGTCAGATTCCtgaacccccctccccaaatgcaCCTTGTGCTACAGCAGGTTTCAGCAGCATGTGCTGGCTTCCGCTAGTGGCTGGTGTAGGGGGCACCTGGCTGCCCAGCTCAACTTCTGCTCCACTGGCCAGAAATGGAATGGGCCCAATCTAGACGGGATGGCTCCCCCTGCAAGCTCCCCATGGtcagctgctcctgcacccctgcaGGGGGACTTCCCCAGCAGCCTGAACTGCCCTCTGCACAGTGCTGGACATGGGCATGTGGGCCGCAGCTCAGCAACTGCTCAATCCTTCCCCAGCTACCCCGCCATCCTCCAACCATCCCCAGTCATCCTTCCCCAACTACCCCTtcatccatctccacccctccatccttccaaccatccccagctacccctccatccatctccacccctccatccttccaaccatccccagctacccctccatccatctccacccctcCATCCTTCCAACCATCCCCAGCTACCCCTCCATCCAACTCCACCTCCATCCCTCCAACCATCCCCAGctacccctccatccatctccccccCTCCATCCTTCCAACCATCCCCAGCTACCCCGCCATCCATCTTCCAACCATCCCAGCCATCTCCACCTCCATCCTTCCAAccatccccagctccccagctaccctccatccatctccccccatccccagctacCCCTTCCCCACTacctccatccatctccacccctccatccttccaaccatccccagctacctccatccatctccacctccatccttccaaccatccccagctacctccatccatctccacccgtccATCCTTCCAACCATCCCCCGctacccctccatccatctccaccctccatCCTTCCAACCATCCCCCGCTACCCctccatccatcaccaccctccaTCCTTCCAACCATCCCCAGTCATCCTTCCCCAActacccctccatccatctccaccctccatccttcctccatccatctccaccctccatccttccaaccatccccagctacccctccatccatctccacctccatccttccaaccatccccagctaccctccatccatctccaccctccatccttccaaccatccccagctaccctccatccatctccaccctccatccttccaaccatccccagctacccctccatccatctccaccctccatccttccaaccatccccagctacccctccatccatctccacccctccatccttccaaccatccccagctacccctccatccatctccacccctccatccttccaaccatccccagctacccctccatccatctccacccctccatccttccaaccatccccagctagccctccatccatctccacaccTCCATCCTTACAACCTTCCCCAGctacccctccatccatctccacccctccatccttccaaccatccccagctacccctccatccatctccacccctccatccttccaaccatccccagctacccctccatccatctccaccctccatccttccaaccatccccagctacccctccctccatctccaccctccatccttccaaccatccccagctaccctccatccatctccacccctcCATCCTTCCAACCATCCCCAGCTACCccaccatccatctccaccctccatCCTTCCAACCATCCCCAGTCATCCTTCCCAACTaccctccatccatctccacccctcCATCCTTCCAACCATCCCCAGTCATCCTTCCCCAActacccctccatccatctccacccctcCATCCTTCCAACCATCCCCACCTACCccaccatccatctccaccctccatccttccaaccatccccagctacccctccatccatctccacccgtccatccttccaaccatccccagctacccctccatccatctccacccctccatccttccaaccatccccagctacccctccatccatctccacccctcCATCCTTCCAACCATCCCCAGTCATCCTTCCCCAActacccctccatccatctccacccctccatccttccaaccatccccagctacccctccatccatctccacccctcCATCCTTCCAACCATCTCCAGctacccctccatccatctccacctccaTCCTTCCAACCATCTCCAGctacccctccatccatctccaccctccatccttccaaccatccccagctacctccatccatctccacctccaTCCTCCCAACCATCCCCAGctacccctccatccatctccacccctccatccttccaaccatccccagctaccctccatccatctccacccctccatccttccaaccatccccagctaccctccatccatctccacccctcCAACCTTCCAACCATCCCCAGCAACCCCTCCATACATCTCCACCCTCCATCCTTCCAACCATCCCCAGctacccctccatccatctccacccctcCATCCTTCCAACCATCCCCAGCTACcccgccatccatctccaccctccatccttccaaccatccccagctacccctccatccatctccaccctccatccttccaaccatccccagctagccctccatccatctccaccctccatccttccaaccatccccagctaccctccatccatctccacccctccatccttccaaccatccccagctacccctccatccatctccacccctccatccttccaaccatccccagctacccctccatccatctccacccctcCATTCTTCCAACCATCCCCAGTCATCCATCCTCACCCcgctccatccatctccacccctcCATCCTTCCAACCATCCCCAATCCTCCGTTCTCACCCcgctccatccatccctccttctccaccaacccctccatccatccatcccgtCATCCGTCGTCACCCACTCCTCCAACCTTCCATCCATCCTCACTCATCTgttctcacccacccacccttcctttaatcctccatccccacccctctcccccactccatacccacaggcccctccacctatccctccccacacacccgtCTACCCCTCCACCCGTTCCGTTCCCCACTATTACCACAGGGGCTGCTCACAGCATCCTCCACCCCGGATGGGAGCCTAAGTACCATCCattcccccagccagctccctcctgccctccctcccctgcttcctgcccatcacccctctcctgctccgccctgCTGCCCCCGTTCCCCCTCCCGGACCCGCCGCGCTCCCTCCTCCCGCTGCCTGCCGCCTCccctggggccgggctgggccgggccatcAGTCACTCCCTAGAGCCAgccccgctccctctccccggcCGCCCGCGGCCGCCTGGCTCACTCGGAGCCGCTCGTTCCTGCAGGCGCGCTGGCCCCgcgggctccgatgcacctgtaGCCGCCCCCGTCAGCGGGCCcccctggggccgggcggggcccgATCCTTGGATTTACCTCCCCACGGACTGCGGAGCCGGGCTCCTGCGCTCCCTTCGGGGGACTCCCAGGGCCGAGGGGTCCGTGCCCCGCATCCCGCCAGCCCAACGCTCGGAGCTACCATGCGAGTGCCCCGGACTGCGGGCGCTGCcggagggagggggcagctgccGGCCAGGCGCCCTGGGCACCAGCGCTAGGGAACCCCCACACTCCGGCTCGGCACCATGAGAGCCCCCGGGGAGAccctgcacctcctgctggctacagcgctgcagctgaTCGGCTGCGCAGCTAAGGTAGGGGGCTTGGGGGGAGCGGGGCATGGGGGGGCTCGGGGAGCGGGGCACCTGGGGTGGcgggaggggcactggggtctggatgCAGCGGCGCACCttggggctcggggcaggagggcactgggggggagctgggcactgggggCTCAGGGAGCTGGCACTGGGGGGAGCCAGGCACTGGGGGGAGCCAGGCACTGGGGGCTCAGGGAGCCGGGCACTGGgggagctggcactgggggcgcagggagccgggcaggggggagctggcactgggggggcaggcattgggggctcagGGAGCCAGGCAGTAgggagctggcactgggggcTCAGGGAGCCGGGCAATGgggagctggcactgggggcTCAGGGAGCCGTGCAGTAGGGAGCTGGCACTGGGGggggcaggcattgggggctcagGGAGCCATGCAGTAgggagctggcactgggggcTCAGGGAGCCGTGCAGTAGGGAGCTGGCACTGGGGGGAGCCAGGCAGTAgggagctggcactgggggctcagggagccgggcagtggggagctggcactggggggagccaggcagtagggagctggcactgggggcTCAGGGAGCCGGGTAGTGGGGAGCTGGCACTGAGGGAGCCGGGCACTGGGGGGAGCCAGGCAGTAGGGAGCTGGCACTGGGGAAGGTACCTGGCCCTTTCCCCGTACCAGTGGAGGACGCACTGTGGGGCTGCCGTATCCCGGCAGGGGCAGGCACAGGGGGCCCCGCTGGGTTAGCGCCGGGTCCCGGGGGAGTAGCGTACGGTCTGGCCTTGCCGGGGGCCCCGGGCGGGAGGGAGGGTGGCTAGAGCCAGCGCGCAGGCTGGTGGCTTGTAGCGCTGGGGCAGTGCTGCAGTGTCCGGGGTAGCGCCCAGGACAGGGGACAACTGGGACAGacaagcgcccccccccccgcctgggaTTCCCCCCCTCCAGGGTCTCCCCAGCGGCCCAGCCCCTCCGGTTCCTGCCGGGATCCACCCCCACTGCCCGGCTCCTGCTGCCCTGACCTCCGGAGCTGCCAAGATtccactcacccctgccccaccgtgcccctccccgcccccgagcacgggggagggggctgggagccaggactcctgggttctattcccagttctgggagggcagCGGGATCTagtgggctgggggtgtggggctagaagacaggacgcctgggttctattcctgctcgGCCAGTGACTCCTTGTGAgtgagctgtgggggtgggtcccctctctgccctgcccaggaCGGGACAGTTCCTCAAGCCCATCCAGCCAAAGATTGTTCCACTGCCCCTAATCACACATACACCAGGGGGAGCTGTTCCTTCCGACTCCTCCCCCAACTGCtgatttgttattgtagggtctcttggGGGTGTACCCAACCTGACTGCCTGCAGGTTAGTGGAGCTCCTCTGGGTATGCGAGGGGGGGGGGCGACCGGAATAAGAGGGGAGGGAGACCCTGAGGCTGGGGTgtaatggagtggggagaagagggagtggggtgggggctcctgCAGAGCTCGACGAAGGGGGAATGGGGCTCAAGCGAGCCTGGGGAGgcagccttccctcccccctcaccgCCATTGTCTGGGACTCGGAGCCTGACTGCCTACATCTCCTCCTTTCCAGGCACCACAGCCCCAGACGAAGGGGACTCCCCCACTGGGGGAAGGTAAGAGACTGGGGTGAGGTGCGGGTTGGGGGACTGCTGCAACGAGGCAGGGGGGCGTGTTTGAGGATAGCAGTGCTGAGGGGGCACATTTGGAGGTTGTTGGGGGTACAGGcacctcaccccagaggtggctgcatctcagtacTGGCTGTAGGATCCCTATGTAATCAGCCCTcataccccaccccagaggtggctgtggcTATGTCAATGGGcacactgggggtgggtgggagggtgtgCCTTGGCCATGTCGGTTGGCATTGTCAGGGTGCGCTGACCCCTGGCACTGGCCCCCTCTGACCCCCGCAGTGATGCAGTGGATGGAGGTTTATAACCGCAGCTTCTGCCAGCCGAAGGAGATGCTGGTGCCCGTGAGCGAGGAGCACCCGGCCGAGGTGGAGCACCTGCTGGCACCCTCCTGCGTGCCCCTGCGTCGCTGCGCCGGGTGCTGCGCTGATGAGGGGCTGCAGTGTGTGCCTACCCGCATGCATATGGTGGTGATGGAGGTaatgggagggagggcaggggagagaggaatgCCAGAGGGTGGGTGAAGAGCCAGGCACTGCGGGGAGGGGAATGCCAGGGGTGGGCAGACAGCTGCCGGAGGGGAATGCTGGTGGGGGCGGAGGGGTAGCCAGGCACCGGGGGTGGGGAGTGCCAGAGGGAAGGGGGTAGCCAGGCACCGGGGGTGGAGAGTGCCAGAGGACAGGGGGTAGCCAGGCACCGGGGGTGGGGAGTGCCCGAGGGCAGGGGGTACCAGGCACCGGGGTTGGGAATGTCAGAGGGAAGGGGGTAGCCGGGCACCGGGGTGGGGAGTGCCAGAGGACCGGGGGTAGCCAGGCACGGGGGGTGGGGCGTGCGCGAGGACAGGGGTAGccaggcactgggggtggggaatgccAGAGGGAAGGGGGTAGCTGGGCACCGGGGGTGGGGAGTGCCAGAGGACAGGGGGTACCAGGCAGTGAGGGtggggagtgctgggggtgggaagagcaggTATCGGGGATAGGGGAATGCCAGAGCACAGCGGGGAGCTGAGGGAAGGTGTATGCTGAGGAGTTGGGCCTTGGCATCACCCTACATAAGGTGGGCTGATCCCCGATCCCTAGGCACTTGgtgcccccctcactcaccctttCTCTGCCCCCAGGTGATGAAAACCCGCTACCTGCACAGCCACCTGGGCCAGCTGGCCTTCGTGGAGCACAGTGCCTGCGAATGCAGGTGAGGGGGGTGTTCGTTGTTGAGAGTATGGGGGGCATTGACAGGGGTCCCAAAGCATCTCTGTGCCCACAGGGCTCAGTCTCCCCCAAGTTGTGACCCTACTGGCTCTAAGCTTAGCCAAAGCTTGAACACCCCACTGCAGCCAGTGACCCCCCTCTCAGGCAGACAGCCCCACAAAGGCACATAGGGGGGCTGTGAGCTCCCCGGTTCCTAGGATGACTGCTGTGGTCTCTCCCCCTTGGCActgtgccacccctccccccatttcaggGGGCACCCCTCTCTCCTAGGGCATCACACTGCCCCCCAAAGGTTGATCCCctttcggggggggggagttCTCAGCAGCCCCCATTTCCCTGTTAAGCTGGTGTCCTCTCTTTTCTTTTGCAGACCAAAGACAAATAGCAAAGTAAATCCAGAAAGGTAAGGACCCCCAGCTCCCCGCAcctctgctgggagaggccagggctggagcagactggagcttcccccacagccagtgttcccaccccactccctacagcgccccctgctggctgagagGGGAGCTCAGTTCTGATTCTCTCCACAGGCCTGGGCGGCCCAAGGGGAAAAACAGCATTGGACACAAACACAAAAAGAAGAGACCCCCTGAACGGGACTCCCCTCACCTGTATGTCCAGGGACCCTCGTGCACCCTCCAGTCCCTGCATGCCCTccacttccttactaactctgcTTGCATTGGGGGGCATTGAATTGGGGTGATCAGGGGGTATCAGGTCACTGCTCTCCACACCTTATGGGGGTTCACTTCTAACTGGGGGATCCCCAGGCCCCCCACTCCTGTACCTCATGGGGGATCAAAGGAGGGGTGGACTACCCAGCCCAGCAGCATCAAGGCCCCCTCCAGCACCATGAGGATTGGGGCAAgggggttcccccctcccctatGTAGAGACCCTCTTgaattggggcaggaggaggtgctgttctATAGGGATTCCCTATACACTCTAAAGGGTGGGTGAAGGCCCCCTGTTAtatggcaggcagagcaggggaccCCCAGAGGTTTGTGGGGGCCAGGAAGAGGAGACTTCCCTCAGTGtggaggtgggagtggggggtcCCAGCACCATGTCTCCGGGGGCCAGATCATCCGgattctttccctgcccccaggtcCTCCTGCCCGCCCTGCTCAGACAAACGGAAGCGCCAGGATCCTCAGACATGCCAGTGCCGCTGCCGGCGCAGGTCCCAGCACTGCCGGGACCGGGGCTTGGAGCTCAATGAGCACTCATGCAGGTGAGACCCCCTgactccctgcacctccctcaaGGCCAGAGACACCTCAAACTCCCTCATGGACCAGACAGACCCCTCGACATCCCCCTGGACCAGagacaccccaaactccctcatgGACCAGACAGACCCCTCGACATCCCCCTGGACCAGagacaccccaaactccctcatgGACCAGACAGACCCCTCGACATCCCCCTGGACCAGagacaccccaaactccctcatgGACCAGACAGACCCCTTGACATCCCCCTGGACCAGagacaccccaaactccctcatgGACCAGACAGATCCCACAACATCCCCCTACACCAGAGATCTACCCGAACTCCTTCACAGACCAGGCAGACCCTCCAACCTCTACCTTAACCAGAGACACCCCAAACTCCTTCACAGACCAGGAAGATCCCCCAACGTCCCCCTGGCCCAGAGACCTACCCGAACTCCTTCACagaccagacagacacacacacccccaacctcCCCTGGACCAGAGACCTACCCAAACTCATTCATGGACCAGGCAGATCCCCACCAACATCTCCCCATGGGCCAGAGGCAACCATGACCCCCCTCAGACAGACAGACCCCCATCTCCCCTATGGGCTGGAGATACCCCCTGAACTACCCTCACAGGCCAGACAGACCCTCCCGAATTAGTGTTGCAGGATAgagccccccactcctcccccatcagGCTTTGGGACAAGGAAGGTGATTCtgtctgggggagttgggggtccTGGGGTTGGTGTCCCTGAACCTGCATGGCCTctccaactagggtgaccagatgtcccaattttatagggacagtcccgattttggggtctttttcatatataggttcctattaccccccactcctgtcccgatttttcatacttgctgtctggtcaccctaactccaaCTGCCCTGAGCCACTCTGTTCTCCCCCGAGGTGTGAGAAGCTGCGCAGATGATctgacgggggaggggggtgacctgggaccagcctctcccccccctgcccaagcccagctCTTCATTGGAACAAGGACAAGACtctggccctgagctccccctgctggagagGAGCCCAAGGAAGATGAGCAAGGCTGCCCAGGAATGGACCTGATGAGAGGACTCCTGGGACCATGCTGGGAGGGTCAGACCCCATTATCCACTGCCTGGACAGGACCTGTCAGGAGGGGCTGCATCTTGCACGGCCTCTTGTGGACTGGGGCAGCCAGATCCCAGGGCCCCTCCAGGACTCGGGCAGCTGGATTCCAGGACCCCTCCAAGACTCGGGCAGATGGATTTCAGGGCCCCTCCAGGATTGGGGACCAGATCCTGAGGCCCCTCCAGGACTCCGGCCCCCAGATTCCTTTGATGCCCACCAaggctgccccagctctgctgacCAGACTCTCATCCCTTTGTCGTTATTTAAagttccacacacacccctcactgccccattcaTCCCCAAACCCCTTTAATTTAATACTTGCCCTCACCTTCCTCTCCATCCCCCTGGATCAAACCCTGTTTCCCTGCTGGAGCCAaggggaggctggacaccagctCAAGGACTCTCCCAGGGCacgtcctgctgctgtaactgcCCGCACATTGGTATCCGGCTCTAAAGCTATTAAATGGATGCGACACGACGGCCTGCAGAGCAGTGAGCACACGACCCCCACAAACACCTATAGGGGTCGAGGGAGCATGCCCCACTCTCGGGACTCGCCGGATTGGAAGGGGCTGCTGTTCTGTGGGGCG containing:
- the VEGFB gene encoding vascular endothelial growth factor B isoform X1, whose amino-acid sequence is MRAPGETLHLLLATALQLIGCAAKAPQPQTKGTPPLGEVMQWMEVYNRSFCQPKEMLVPVSEEHPAEVEHLLAPSCVPLRRCAGCCADEGLQCVPTRMHMVVMEVMKTRYLHSHLGQLAFVEHSACECRPKTNSKVNPERPGRPKGKNSIGHKHKKKRPPERDSPHLSSCPPCSDKRKRQDPQTCQCRCRRRSQHCRDRGLELNEHSCRCEKLRR
- the VEGFB gene encoding vascular endothelial growth factor B isoform X2, whose protein sequence is MRAPGETLHLLLATALQLIGCAAKAPQPQTKGTPPLGEVMQWMEVYNRSFCQPKEMLVPVSEEHPAEVEHLLAPSCVPLRRCAGCCADEGLQCVPTRMHMVVMEVMKTRYLHSHLGQLAFVEHSACECRPKTNSKVNPERSSCPPCSDKRKRQDPQTCQCRCRRRSQHCRDRGLELNEHSCRCEKLRR
- the VEGFB gene encoding vascular endothelial growth factor B isoform X3, with the translated sequence MQWMEVYNRSFCQPKEMLVPVSEEHPAEVEHLLAPSCVPLRRCAGCCADEGLQCVPTRMHMVVMEVMKTRYLHSHLGQLAFVEHSACECRPKTNSKVNPERPGRPKGKNSIGHKHKKKRPPERDSPHLSSCPPCSDKRKRQDPQTCQCRCRRRSQHCRDRGLELNEHSCRCEKLRR